One window of Cohnella hashimotonis genomic DNA carries:
- a CDS encoding ABC transporter substrate-binding protein, translating to MKKRWLPIAVTAMAVALSACGNSGGAGAGNNAAGSSSPAGSSNAGGAGGDQKQVELRMMWWGDQKRADLTNKAIELFEQKNPGITITGEFGPSDGYFDKLNTQLASGTAPDIFFLGGNVVDYANKGVLLDLGSYKDKELNLSDMDTTMVEYGTIGGKLVHISAGANARGIVINKTMFEKGGVEVPQDGWNWDDYSRISKEISDKLGKGYYGTYNFTTDSLDIYLKQNGKQLYDMANNKLGFEEADLLPWFQFWDKASKAGGVVTPDLQVSNPPTDASKSLILTGKVAMTLLPSNMLASFQSTTKDELTMVQVPRGPKGTGVVFESSQGISGYGKTEHPAEVAKFMNFWINDPEAAKILGSNRGVPVTASSRAALEADATAADKIVYDFTSRVSEANKKEPFAISYNPPGNAEFIKLSDNTVQKIGFGKESVEKAVAEFYSGTVKIFNSNNDS from the coding sequence ATGAAAAAAAGATGGCTTCCGATCGCAGTGACCGCCATGGCGGTCGCGCTCAGCGCATGCGGCAATTCCGGCGGCGCAGGTGCAGGAAATAACGCGGCAGGATCAAGCTCGCCGGCAGGCTCGAGCAATGCGGGCGGCGCCGGCGGAGACCAAAAGCAGGTCGAGCTTCGCATGATGTGGTGGGGCGACCAGAAGCGCGCCGACCTGACGAACAAGGCGATCGAGCTGTTCGAGCAGAAAAATCCGGGCATTACGATCACCGGCGAATTCGGGCCTTCGGACGGCTATTTCGACAAGCTGAACACCCAGCTCGCTTCCGGCACCGCGCCGGACATTTTCTTCCTGGGGGGCAACGTGGTCGATTACGCCAACAAAGGCGTTCTGCTCGATCTGGGATCGTACAAGGACAAGGAACTGAACCTGTCCGACATGGACACGACGATGGTGGAGTACGGCACGATCGGCGGCAAGCTGGTGCACATCTCCGCCGGCGCGAACGCCCGCGGCATCGTCATCAACAAGACGATGTTCGAGAAGGGCGGCGTCGAAGTGCCGCAGGACGGCTGGAACTGGGACGACTACTCCCGCATCAGCAAGGAAATTTCCGACAAGCTGGGCAAAGGCTACTACGGCACCTACAACTTCACGACAGACAGCCTGGACATTTACCTGAAGCAGAACGGCAAGCAGCTGTACGACATGGCGAACAACAAGCTGGGCTTCGAGGAGGCCGATCTGCTGCCGTGGTTCCAGTTCTGGGATAAAGCTTCCAAAGCCGGCGGCGTCGTGACGCCTGACCTGCAGGTGTCCAATCCGCCGACCGACGCCAGCAAGTCGCTGATCCTCACCGGCAAGGTCGCGATGACGCTGCTCCCGTCCAACATGCTGGCTTCGTTCCAAAGCACGACGAAGGACGAACTGACGATGGTGCAGGTGCCTCGCGGTCCGAAGGGAACGGGCGTCGTCTTCGAATCGAGCCAGGGCATCTCGGGCTACGGAAAGACGGAGCATCCGGCGGAAGTAGCCAAGTTCATGAACTTCTGGATCAACGATCCCGAGGCGGCGAAAATTCTCGGCAGCAACCGCGGCGTGCCGGTAACGGCTTCGAGCCGCGCGGCGCTGGAAGCGGACGCAACCGCGGCCGACAAGATCGTATACGACTTCACGAGCCGGGTCTCCGAGGCGAACAAGAAGGAACCGTTCGCGATCAGCTACAACCCCCCGGGCAACGCGGAGTTCATCAAGCTGTCGGACAACACGGTGCAGAAGATCGGCTTCGGTAAGGAAAGCGTAGAGAAGGCGGTCGCCGAGTTCTATAGCGGCACGGTCAAGATTTTCAACAGCAACAACGATTCCTAA
- a CDS encoding carbohydrate ABC transporter permease → MRTARRQRLYPHNRTAYLFLLPWLIGLFCLTLGPMLGSLYLSLTKYNLLSAPEWIGFANFKTIFTDDSTFTGSLKLTFKYVILSVPLRLIFALFVAMALNKGIKALGIYRTVYYIPSLLGGSVAISIVWRQIFDTDGLINGFLGWFGIHGPAWIAHPDYLIYPIVSLSIWQFGSAMVIFLAGLKQIPADLYEASQVDGAGKVRQFFKISLPMLTPVIFFNLIMSIINSFQAFTPAYVIGDGHGGPLDASMFYTLYLYLKGFSYFDMGYASALAWIMLVIIAVFTGIIFATSRFWVFYGDGKEGR, encoded by the coding sequence ATGCGGACTGCGCGCCGGCAACGGCTTTATCCCCACAACCGTACGGCCTATTTGTTTTTGCTGCCATGGCTGATCGGTCTATTCTGCCTGACGCTCGGGCCGATGCTCGGCTCGCTGTATCTGTCGCTGACGAAGTACAATCTGCTCAGCGCGCCCGAGTGGATCGGCTTCGCCAATTTCAAAACCATTTTTACGGACGACTCGACCTTCACCGGATCGCTGAAGCTGACGTTCAAATACGTCATCCTGTCGGTCCCGCTGCGCCTGATCTTCGCGCTGTTCGTGGCCATGGCGCTGAACAAGGGAATCAAGGCGCTTGGCATCTACCGCACCGTCTACTACATTCCGTCCCTGCTCGGCGGCAGCGTCGCCATCTCGATCGTCTGGCGCCAGATCTTCGACACCGACGGTCTGATTAACGGCTTCCTCGGCTGGTTCGGCATCCACGGCCCCGCCTGGATCGCTCACCCCGATTATCTGATCTACCCGATCGTGTCGCTGTCGATCTGGCAGTTCGGCTCCGCGATGGTCATCTTCCTGGCGGGGCTCAAGCAGATACCGGCCGACCTGTACGAGGCCTCGCAGGTAGACGGCGCGGGCAAGGTCCGCCAGTTTTTCAAAATCTCGCTGCCGATGTTGACGCCCGTCATTTTTTTCAACCTGATCATGAGCATCATCAATTCTTTCCAGGCATTCACGCCGGCCTACGTCATCGGCGACGGACACGGGGGACCCCTCGACGCATCGATGTTCTATACGCTGTACCTGTACCTGAAGGGCTTTTCTTACTTCGATATGGGATATGCCAGCGCGTTGGCCTGGATCATGCTCGTCATCATCGCCGTCTTCACCGGCATCATCTTCGCCACGTCCCGGTTTTGGGTGTTCTACGGCGACGGCAAGGAAGGGAGGTAA
- a CDS encoding carbohydrate ABC transporter permease, which produces MLTFRRYSGSGLRHLLIIAIGLAMLYPVLWLLASSFKPNQDIFTDTGLWPSTWTLDNYRNGWRGFQGITFARFFGNSALVSVLAVLGNIITCSFAAYAFARLEFRFKKIWFAMMLVTIMLPYHVTLVPQYIIFSELHWINTYLPLFLPKWLAHDSFFILLMVQFIRGIPKELDESATIDGCSQQKLYFRIIMPLLLPALITTAIFTFIWTWDDFFSQMIYLSDIKLFTVQLGIRALFDPSGTSDWGALMAISVLSLIPITLIFLVFQRYFLDGIATTGLK; this is translated from the coding sequence ATGCTGACGTTTAGACGCTATTCCGGCAGCGGGCTGCGGCATCTGCTTATCATCGCGATCGGCCTCGCGATGCTCTACCCGGTGCTGTGGCTGCTCGCAAGCTCGTTCAAGCCGAATCAGGACATCTTCACGGATACCGGCCTCTGGCCGAGCACATGGACGCTGGACAACTACCGCAACGGGTGGAGAGGCTTCCAGGGCATCACGTTCGCCCGCTTCTTCGGCAACTCGGCGCTGGTGTCCGTGCTGGCCGTGCTTGGCAACATCATTACGTGCTCGTTCGCGGCCTATGCGTTCGCGCGGCTCGAGTTCCGGTTCAAAAAAATCTGGTTCGCCATGATGCTGGTAACGATCATGCTGCCGTACCACGTGACGCTCGTGCCGCAGTACATCATTTTCAGCGAGCTGCACTGGATCAACACGTACCTGCCGCTGTTTTTGCCGAAGTGGCTGGCGCACGATTCGTTTTTTATTCTTCTCATGGTCCAATTCATCCGCGGCATCCCGAAGGAGCTCGACGAGAGCGCGACGATCGACGGCTGCAGCCAGCAAAAGCTGTACTTCCGCATCATCATGCCGCTGCTGTTGCCCGCGCTCATTACGACCGCGATTTTCACCTTCATCTGGACGTGGGACGACTTTTTCAGCCAAATGATCTACCTGAGCGATATCAAGCTGTTCACCGTGCAGCTCGGCATCCGGGCGCTGTTCGATCCGTCGGGCACCTCGGACTGGGGGGCGCTGATGGCCATTTCCGTGCTGTCGCTCATACCGATCACGCTCATCTTCCTCGTCTTCCAGCGATACTTCCTGGACGGCATCGCGACGACGGGACTAAAGTGA
- a CDS encoding MGH1-like glycoside hydrolase domain-containing protein, giving the protein MVMQAKQLLDKLRRLRQGTGDKRQRLIPDALRRSGVGFAASDGRLEGVYYRAMRQLMECIKPTGGGDPILQEGGIYYGCWLESTGTINAELLSRFLPEVSEATYLSFARHQRADGLFPYKVTDNGPSFRQIQLVTPLARSVWNHFALHGGDPAFLRDMYDAMVRYDGWLAANRDTRGTGCVEAFSAFDTGHDLSPRFWHAPDAPYQGDASRWDPDSPVLPFLAPDLTANVYCQRLYLARIAEALGESGDEWREKAGASLQSLFRACFDEADHFFYDRDRHGRLVRVQSDILLRVMACEVGDRAFFDEMLKRYLLNTRKFFAKYPFTSIAMDDPRFDPFSNYNSWAGPSNYLSLIRAPHAFEHHGRHVELTWAMQPILSSFARAPRFGQTVSPWTGEIGFTEAYSPSILCMLDYVERLCGILPTPEGELWFTGLMPDARDHGEETTGETAYSRTVDGVVYELVNTREASHVFRDERQWITFPSGIRAITDRTGRLTGLLGMSARAVTGELQWDGRTVPFSVQGNELLAYADESFERVLNIGLVYPTYE; this is encoded by the coding sequence ATGGTCATGCAAGCGAAGCAATTGCTCGACAAGCTAAGGAGACTGCGCCAGGGGACCGGCGACAAGCGGCAGCGCCTCATTCCCGATGCGCTGCGGCGCTCTGGCGTCGGGTTCGCGGCTTCGGACGGACGGCTCGAAGGCGTCTACTACCGGGCGATGCGCCAACTCATGGAATGCATCAAGCCGACGGGCGGCGGCGATCCGATCCTGCAGGAAGGCGGCATCTATTACGGCTGTTGGCTGGAAAGCACGGGAACGATCAATGCGGAGCTGCTCTCCCGTTTCCTGCCGGAGGTGTCGGAGGCGACCTACCTGTCGTTCGCGCGGCATCAGCGCGCGGACGGCTTGTTTCCCTACAAGGTGACGGACAACGGTCCGTCTTTCCGGCAGATCCAGCTCGTCACGCCGCTCGCCCGCAGCGTATGGAACCATTTCGCGCTTCATGGCGGAGATCCCGCGTTCTTGCGCGATATGTACGATGCCATGGTCCGTTATGACGGCTGGCTTGCCGCGAACCGCGACACGCGCGGGACCGGCTGCGTAGAGGCGTTCAGCGCCTTCGATACGGGGCACGATCTGTCGCCGCGCTTTTGGCATGCGCCGGATGCGCCTTACCAGGGCGACGCCTCTCGGTGGGATCCGGACTCGCCGGTGCTGCCTTTTCTCGCGCCCGACTTGACGGCCAACGTCTACTGCCAGCGGCTGTACTTGGCTCGCATCGCGGAGGCGCTAGGCGAATCGGGGGACGAATGGCGGGAGAAGGCAGGCGCGAGCTTGCAGAGCTTGTTCCGGGCGTGCTTCGACGAAGCCGATCACTTCTTCTACGATCGCGACCGGCATGGGCGGCTGGTGCGGGTGCAGTCCGATATCCTGCTCCGCGTGATGGCGTGCGAAGTCGGCGACCGGGCTTTCTTCGATGAAATGCTGAAGCGTTATCTGCTGAACACGAGGAAGTTTTTCGCCAAATATCCGTTCACCTCGATTGCGATGGACGACCCGCGGTTCGATCCCTTTTCCAATTACAACAGCTGGGCCGGACCGTCGAACTATCTCAGCCTGATCCGCGCGCCGCATGCATTCGAGCATCATGGCCGCCATGTGGAGCTGACCTGGGCAATGCAGCCGATTCTGTCGTCCTTCGCGCGCGCGCCGCGGTTCGGGCAGACGGTGAGCCCCTGGACAGGGGAGATCGGCTTCACCGAAGCCTATTCGCCTTCGATTCTGTGTATGCTCGACTACGTGGAACGGCTCTGCGGCATCCTGCCGACGCCCGAAGGCGAGCTCTGGTTCACGGGGCTGATGCCCGACGCCAGAGATCACGGGGAAGAGACGACGGGGGAAACGGCTTACAGCCGGACGGTGGACGGCGTCGTCTACGAATTGGTCAACACCCGCGAGGCTTCGCATGTATTCCGCGACGAGCGGCAGTGGATCACCTTCCCTTCGGGCATTCGCGCGATCACGGACCGTACGGGCCGGCTCACCGGGCTGCTCGGCATGAGCGCACGCGCGGTCACGGGCGAGCTGCAGTGGGACGGGCGTACCGTGCCCTTCAGCGTCCAGGGCAACGAGCTGCTCGCCTATGCGGACGAAAGCTTCGAACGCGTGCTCAATATCGGACTTGTGTATCCGACATACGAATAA